The window aaatacaaTCCAAAAAATGTCTTTAATTACATTTTGGTTTGGTTTCCggtatttatttaaatttgagtaaatatatatttataatttgaatttagatATAAATTAAACATGTTTCGAATTTAACTATATATCTAACTTTGAATTTGAATATATttatagtaaaaatatatatttaaaattaaaaatatttttaattgttaatttaatatatatttaaatatatatttaagtatgattcaaatatttttaaatttaatatatatttaaacatattaaacatatttgatattttttataaatatctaaatataataaatttaaatatgaatatttaaatttagatttaataaagtttatataatatatttttttcagaaaaaaataaACGCAAAATATGGTTCGTGACATTACGCATCCTGAAGATCATATTGTTGAATATCTGGATCGTCCAccatatgtaattattttttatctttgttcatttattattattattattattgttattattattattgttgttgttgttgttgttgttgttgttgttgttgttactcattatatttctcattttgtttcaaaattcaagAAATTTGGGATCAAGATATCTCCACAAAGATGTGTATGATCTCCGAGTTGAAATCGAGTTACGGAATAGTGGATTTTATCATATATCTCAGATACTAGGAAAACTTACTTTGCACAATGTACTTATCAATGCCTTGATTGAGCGGTGGCGCCCGAAAACTCACACATTCCACCTTCCACACGGTGAATGCACGATTACCTTGGAAGATGTTGCAATGATTTTTGGACTCCCCACGGATGGTTTACTGGTGTCATGATTTACAGATAGCAGTAGTAGTAGCCTCGAAAATGAATTCATGATACAATTTGCGACAGTACCTACTGCAGCTGATCACAAAGGAAGTGGTGTCAAACTTGCATGGCTCCGCACCTTAAAGCGGCGCATGCAGTTAGATACCGCCTTAGGCAGACAAATGTACGTAAAGATTCATATATTATTGTTGTTCGGCACAAATTTATTTTGTGACAAGTCTGGAATGACAATCCACTGGAAGTTCTTGCCTCTGCTCCGTAATTTTGCTGAGATTAGGGACTTTAGTTGGGGTTCCGCTTGTCTGACACATTTGTATATGACATTATGTCGGGCATCACGTTATAATTGTAAAAATGTGGATGGTCCATTGGCGCTGCTTTGTGTATGGGTTTGAGAACGATTACCGTTCCTAGCACCTGTGCGAAAGCAACCAAACTTTCCGCTTGCGTGCAGGTAAAGTTACTAATCTTAAAATAACATgttattatgaattatttagcTCTTTGCGTATTGTCTTCATGACTGTGTTAGCCAGAATCTACCCCTAACAATTCGCCATCTACAAATTGTACTGTCGCCACAATTTTGTAAAACATCCTCACTTCCAATATTAAGATATTACACCAAATTTTTTACAACAACTAAAAAAATGAACCGTTTAGATGCATGTGCAAGCCACTGAATTGTTGCAATTTTCAAGAGGtgattatttactatttaaacttttgtttcattttttttcttttttaacacATATTGATTAAGTTTTGTTTATTTTGCATAGAATTTGTATATTTCAAAGTACATTTGTTCCCTctcttacttttcttttctttttttattttatttgatcctcaactattattgatattatcatattttttaaagaaagaaGTGATTCAAACTGTTTGCAAATTCACATTTGTATTATTGGTTTTTTTGagtcattgtttttttttatttggaattGTATATTTAaagttctcttttttttcatattattttttttttaaaagatataaaatatgaatacatacactacaaaaaaaattatttatttagaatactcttgaaaagtataattaaaaataaaaaaaataatgcctttgacaaaaattacacttttattattttaaagacGTTTTAGTAAGAGATGCTTATTCAGTAGTTGCTTATTATTTTTATGCTATAATCAAAAGTTAGCCAACATATATATTTAAGAATAACGCACTACaaggtttttgtttatttgtggcagttttttctcttatttgtggaggtttgtAACCCCCACTAAATGGTTTGTGGAGGTTTctaaaacccccaaaatttgaggtgccacgaggtcttttgtagaggtttttaaaaacctccacaatctattCAGTGGGGGTTTTATGTGTGGTTAATGGGGTTTTATATTGAACTTTTGTGGCAGTTTTTTGTCAATGTTTGTGACGGTTTAAAATCcccataaattaattttttaatataacaaaaaataactattttgtgagatttttaaaCCTCCATAAAtcctgtaattatttattttatttttaattttaatttattttttaatatcaaaatttaaaaactaaatcttttataacacaattcctcaatataagacataattctatatataaaaaaaattctcaatgtCAATAGTTCCAAACATAATTCCACATGGTATTGTTCTACAAAACTATtactatttttctttcaaaagtaaaataaaacaacaacttcaatattTCAATATCTAATTACATAAAAGTCTGAAATATTTGTCCTCGAACGTCCGTTTCTATCACCAATGGCATTGCAGATTATGATTATTCTAATGTTCCTAGACCAAGCATCACCAGATAGGAATCAGAGCAAGGAATTAGGAATCAGAGCTAGAAATTAGAACAGTTGTGGCAAGCATCACCAGATAATGTTGGAAACCAAGTAGGATTGCCTCAGCTTCATTCACATCAGAATTTCACAACTCAATTATCATATTCAATACCAAAGCATATTGATTTTTCAATGTACTAGTCGAATCAGATTAGTAGAAATCAATAAAACATTAACAAAGATAAGCAGAAGTCTATTAATTCCAGATGACATCAAGTAAATCATTTAAACTTACTCCATGGAGGAGGACTTGTAATGCAGTAAGAAACATGTGGTAACTGATCTTTAACTAGATGTGGCTGCTCATCTTGCTTTGGTTGTGGTGCACCTCCTGCCATTCTTTTTTGATGAACTAAGAACTCACTACAACAACTCAAGATTCTCAGAACTCAAAAGAATGTTATGCATGCCACAATGTGAAACGGACTCTAACAAACCAGTTGGAATAAGGAAGCACAAAAAGTGTTCACCCCAGATgcaaaaatcaaaactttctttCTTGTTTGCTTGTTTGTTCTCTATCCTGATGAAACACAGAAGAAGGACAATGGAACTTGTCAGCAATATATGATGCAAATGAAGAAAATATTGGTGTAAGGAaggttggtttcttcttttttgttagcCCAAAAAGACATAAAACTGAGTGTGAAGAtgtgaaagaaataaaaagcaaAAGGAGAGAGTTACAGTAATAGTCTAATAGAGTCTCTTCCCCCTAAAGCaagaaaaaaaccaaaaacccaAAAGAATCTCTCAGTTCCATATTGCTTTTTTAACAATATTGTAATcaacatatattattattaatggcGTAAACATGACTCGCCTTTCCTTTGTTCAGCATTTTCACTCATTACTAGGGATAACCTAACAGTTTGATGAAGCAGAGCCCAAATTAAGCAACACAAACTGGTTTggataaatattttaagaattctAAGTTGTCAATTTATGAATTCAAAGCAAAAATAGTATACTGCAACTTCACACACAGATATGGTTTCATTCCAACTGATTTAGTTAGTTATATATATCAAACGTGTTTTAGCCTTTAGACAAAGCAAAATGCAAATACTTTAAACAGCTTTATTTTtatcataccttggccgaatacaaaaCAATATCTTCCTTAGTTAGTTTGAAAGCATGACTACTTCCATATGATGCAAGATTCAAGGCAGCACGTGGTTCTGTCTGACACAATAGAATACATTTTATTACATGCCTTAATTTCATCCATATTCTGTGCGATTCACgggattaaaaaaatcattagagGATTCTGAAAGTAACTCACTCGAGAACCTGTTGTTATAATTAGCAGATCCTTTAGAGCATAAGCATCAATATCCACTTCTTTCACCtatgtaaaattataaataataaaaaataaggtaACAGACATGAAAGACACAAAGTCATTACAAATAAAaggtaaagataaagataaagatgaatAGGTGCTATCATAAATTCCTCACATAAAGAGGCAATCTCATAATTTACCTCTCCAGCCCCAAGGAAGAGGAACTTGTGATCAGCTAAGTTTCCTTTGACCAATTTCAGGATCGCGACAAGTCCGACGAGGACCACCAACGCTGTTCCCTGCAACAAAGCAGAGGAAATTATAAGAGATAATCATTGGTCAACAAAACAGGAGAATTGGTCAGAGAAGTTTAAAATCACAGGTTAGGCTTGAAATTAGGAAGTTTCATTAGTCATCatctataataaaaagtaatataaAATCCAAATAATTTATCAAGCACGTTaaggaagaaaataaagaaagaacaaaaatgGAGATATGGAAGAAGCATGATAAGCCAGGGCCTAAGTTATGATGTGGTCAATCTGAGTTTGAATGAAATCTTTCGATGGCTGAGATTCAATATATGATGCCAAAGACCAACCAACCTCCCATTCATGTTCAGGCAAGCCCGAAGAAGCTTCTATAAGTGACCAGAAACAAAGGGCTGAAGTGGGAATATCAATCTGCAAAATTAATAAATCTAATTAGCATTGGACCAACAAATTAGTGCCTTAAGAATTATACTAAACACACAGGGATGAACATGTTACAAAACTCAGTCAATTAAACTTATTTACTTGTCAGGAAGACAACGTAAAATGGAACAGAGTAGGAAAGTTCAGAATGCCTACTAATGAcataaaattaaagatgattCATTCACTAATGCAGTGCTGCACACTAACTAATTAAAAGGGCATCCAATGAAGCTGCCAAGTTCATCTTCTGTAGGCACTTGTTGATGCAATGATCTTTATGAAAAATGCATGTTACTGATCAATATATCTTATATCCTACTACCCAATTGTGAAGCACATTATATTTCTTCTGCACGCtgtcaaattattaatttattacgaTTATATTATGATGATGAGTTATTACCTTTTGCTATATATTATAGTTGTCATAATAATCACACCAAACACACACACTATATATTAACTACAAATT is drawn from Arachis hypogaea cultivar Tifrunner chromosome 12, arahy.Tifrunner.gnm2.J5K5, whole genome shotgun sequence and contains these coding sequences:
- the LOC112727115 gene encoding uncharacterized protein — protein: MIICFPIAYPIGKIDIPTSALCFWSLIEASSGLPEHEWEGTALVVLVGLVAILKLVKGNLADHKFLFLGAGEVKEVDIDAYALKDLLIITTGSRTEPRAALNLASYGSSHAFKLTKEDIVLYSAKDREQTSKQERKF